The genomic window TGGATTCTTTTATTACTTCTGCCGAGACTGCTTCTGACTGTCCTATCTGGATATTAAGTCTCGCATTGGTATCAGCCAGCTCAAATGCCTGTTTTTCTAGATATTCATTTGAAGCTTTCAGTCCTTTCATCTGCTCTTCCAAAATTTTATTAGCAGCTGACAATTCTTCCAGACGCTTATTGACATTAGTTCCTTTGCTGTTTTGCTCCAGATACTTTTCCAGATCAGTAAGCTTATGTCCTGCTGGTTTTTCAAGTTCGTTAATCACATCTTCTATTGCCTGCAAAAGTTTTGCCGGCTTTTTCTCTTTTTCATCCTCAGCTCTGTTCATCTCATGAAGCCCTTCAATAACAGGCGGTTTCTCTTTCCGCAATGCAGTCTTATTGTCATCCAGTATCAAAGGCTTGGGTAATTCTCTGGATACACTGCTGAAAACCAGAGGATTTGAATTAAAGATATCTGATTTATTAAATACATTGTTGCTTTTTATTCCGGATGAACTCTGAAAATTCCTGTCCGGAACAGTATTAGATTTATTGAGTATACTGCTGATTCCTTTGATATTTAATAAATCTTTTTCCAGACCAAGATCCAGTTTACTGACTATGCTCCCGTTATTTCCGTGGCTCGCACTTAAAGAACTAAATATCTCATTGCTTTTTACACCTGCAAGACTCAGAAGTCCCTTGCTCAAATCAGTATTTGATTTGTTAAATACATGATCACCTACAATATTAGGAGTAGTAAATGTTTTTTCTAAATCATAATCCGGATACCCTATACTTCCATCCAGATATTCGCTAGGAAATTCAAATAGTTTTTCATCATTGTTATTCACAAAAACCTCCCTTAAAATTAATAGTTTTGTGTGTTTTAATTTCTATAAACCGATTAAATTATATCACAGAAAATGAATAAGTTAAATAAATAAAAAACAATAAAAAAAATTATTTTGACAGAAAGAAAACAAAATGAGAAGATTAAATAAAAGAATATACTTCAGAAAAAATTTATATGTAATAAAATACTGTAATAAAAAAAATAAAATCTGGAATCTACCAAATTTTAACTACTCTGCCAAAAATATTCTTTTTTTTAATCCATCCATTTACAAACTTATGATTATTTGAAATCTGATATTCAATATATCCGTTTTTATTTCTTATCCCTGATATTAAATGAGTATAATAATTCCCTTTTACTTTGCAAAATACAATCTCATTTATTTTCAGTTCCGTCTCATCAGTCACCGGTTCCAGTGTAACGGGCTGATTTGACTTTAATATTGGCAGCATAGAATTTCCCGCTTCTTTATACTTCTCTATCATCTGACCCTTCGTAAGTAAAGAAGCAACAAAACTTGCCTTCGACATATCTCATCCTCCTTTCCTTCAAGAATCATACCATTTTACGGAGAAAAAGTCAATTTTAGAAAATATGAAAAGACAGGGTCGGTAAAACCCTGTGATATTATTATTATTTATTTAATTATTCTATAAATTTATGATATTCAGAAAATCACTGCAG from Sebaldella sp. S0638 includes these protein-coding regions:
- a CDS encoding phage repressor protein: MSKASFVASLLTKGQMIEKYKEAGNSMLPILKSNQPVTLEPVTDETELKINEIVFCKVKGNYYTHLISGIRNKNGYIEYQISNNHKFVNGWIKKKNIFGRVVKIW